From a region of the Phaeodactylum tricornutum CCAP 1055/1 chromosome 4, whole genome shotgun sequence genome:
- a CDS encoding predicted protein: MTQSASAFRTRRRTLAKLPGMRCPEFLDTRDSWLGFTKSQSRVSKKVANSRAKKNRTTTRIAHTRTTAQRQAEPSILAPSRDCCASTSTGTDKQNVLKIPKESARSMDSAKVKELLQSTDISLLKDTLRVYQDVNPEEDARQQEQLLKLQILLWSRILHLQQNDPNCNPLDIVESYHHLSRCWMSMGDTTKAIGQLRHALAVQADNCQTLQLLSDAHLSSADYESAIDWQEKAINGMQERRKDGASVCFAYGNLGAIFEAKGDFEQAIAVLQKGQSFWPSDNNVALPTGEAADLAVRLGMLLEKMGQYTKAVQELTVAHKMLVHLKGEGDAQAEEVAYLLDMASNMVE; encoded by the coding sequence ATGACCCAAAGTGCCTCAGCATTCCGGACACGAAGACGTACACTCGCCAAGCTTCCAGGGATGCGATGCCCAGAATTCCTCGACACACGGGACAGCTGGCTTGGTTTCACGAAATCACAATCCCGCGTTTCGAAGAAAGTGGCAAACTCGAGAGCCAAAAAGAATCGGACGACCACACGCATTGCGCATACTCGCACGACTGCCCAACGACAAGCCGAGCCAAGCATCCTCGCGCCATCACGTGATTGTTGCGCGTCTACCAGCACGGGAACGGACAAGCAAAACGTTTTGAAAATCCCGAAGGAAAGCGCTCGTAGTATGGACTCCGCGAAAGTCAAAGAGCTGTTGCAATCTACTGACATTTCCTTGCTGAAGGACACTTTGCGTGTGTACCAAGACGTAAATCCCGAAGAGGACGCACGGCAACAAGAGCAACTGCTCAAACTGCAAATCTTGTTGTGGAGTCGAATATTGCATTTACAGCAGAATGATCCCAACTGCAATCCTCTAGATATCGTTGAATCCTACCACCATTTAAGTCGGTGTTGGATGTCCATGGGGGATACAACCAAAGCCATTGGTCAACTCAGACACGCACTCGCAGTACAAGCCGACAACTGCCAAACATTACAGCTACTGAGCGATGCTCACTTGAGTAGTGCGGATTACGAAAGTGCAATTGActggcaagaaaaagcaatCAATGGGATGCAGGAAAGGAGAAAGGACGGAGCTAGTGTTTGCTTTGCTTACGGCAACCTTGGGGCAATTTTCGAAGCTAAGGGTGATTTTGAACAGGCAATTGCCGTGTTGCAGAAAGGGCAAAGTTTTTGGCCTTCGGACAATAATGTGGCACTCCCTACGGGGGAGGCTGCGGATTTGGCAGTGCGGTTGGGTATGCTGCTGGAAAAAATGGGTCAATACACGAAGGCCGTTCAGGAACTGACCGTGGCGCATAAGATGCTGGTTCATTTGAAAGGGGAGGGTGATGCGCAAGCCGAAGAGGTGGCCTACCTATTGGACATGGCATCGAATATGGTGGAATAA
- a CDS encoding predicted protein: protein MPSNVRDLLSRIGSFRHCKADRQQLGEESYTTDLHLGAFPLCLKQASLSSQSTRPGDFPAYLLEERVLDGVRESGFPVECDTSSKKDASVTEAIVLDSSERHKSQCSFAERGTKINSCPSRSRRRSSKIDDEALQKIRELVVRTTMNARSHRKVLRSSSYDGQRSSSECREFFKPSSEASRKASSNVVERRLQRHGSSRARESISSSSKDTGVKFFPELEVVPSKSEAASRKKLKEKVGRASTVRQGKMLHPSRGIFRSKSLNTNPGEEKRLDQSAHKTGTLLYDQRRSVNRTDNDLSVSDNEKNPSDVSERLQAARRAMRDLYVDEKVQIRSQAAPLSQSLHTGSHRGNHRHPSSGRCDHRRRHKENGLSQSMHVPKPVQGLKRRDEFVHHRCSNNGTKNSATYSSVLEDLVSVAAKSPGMLSSNTVSRLARQYSSGSSKSGAEAQKLPGRSRCSRSHHLREKPHIASLRSSDLKTTAPEYYQLDILDGSYHREHASSSVWSTVFHDDDSLTSAAEASDFGE from the coding sequence ATGCCGTCCAATGTTCGTGATCTTCTTTCAAGAATCGGAAGTTTTCGGCACTGCAAAGCGGACCGTCAGCAACTTGGCGAGGAAAGCTATACTACTGATCTACATTTGGGAGCTTTTCCATTGTGTCTAAAGCAGGCAAGCCTTTCCTCACAGAGCACACGACCTGGAGATTTTCCAGCATACCTACTGGAAGAACGCGTGTTGGATGGAGTTCGAGAATCTGGATTTCCTGTTGAATGCGACACCAGCTCAAAAAAAGATGCCTCGGTTACTGAAGCAATTGTACTGGATTCTAGCGAGCGTCATAAGTCACAGTGCTCCTTCGCAGAGAGAGGCACCAAAATCAACAGTTGCCCCAGCAGATCACGACGTCGGTCATCAAAAATTGATGACGAAGCTCTGCAGAAGATCAGAGAGCTGGTAGTTCGTACGACAATGAATGCTCGCAGTCATCGTAAAGTTCTTCGAAGTAGTTCTTACGATGGCCAGCGTAGCTCTTCGGAATGCAGGGAATTTTTCAAGCCTTCTTCTGAAGCGTCGAGGAAGGCGTCGTCCAACGTGGTTGAACGCCGCCTGCAACGCCACGGTTCCTCCCGAGCCCGAGAAAGTATCAGCTCTTCGTCTAAGGATACAGGTGTCAAATTTTTTCCAGAACTGGAAGTGGTACCAAGCAAAAGTGAAGCGGCTTCCAGAAAGAAACTTAAGGAAAAAGTCGGACGGGCCAGCACGGTACGGCAAGGAAAAATGCTGCACCCATCTCGAGGTATATTTCGAAGCAAGTCACTCAACACAAATCCCGGTGAAGAAAAACGTTTAGATCAGTCCGCACACAAGACCGGTACGCTACTTTACGATCAGAGACGATCCGTTAACCGTACCGATAACGATCTGTCAGTTTCCGACAATGAGAAAAATCCGAGCGATGTTTCTGAGAGGCTTCAAGCCGCTAGGCGGGCAATGAGGGATTTGTATGTCGACGAGAAAGTTCAAATTCGCTCACAGGCTGCACCGCTAAGTCAGAGTCTTCATACAGGCAGCCATAGAGGCAACCATCGCCACCCTAGTTCTGGTCGGTGTGATCATCGCAGGAGGCACAAAGAAAACGGACTTAGCCAAAGTATGCACGTCCCGAAGCCAGTACAAGGCTTAAAGCGTCGTGACGAATTTGTTCATCACCGATGTAGCAACAATGGTACAAAGAACAGCGCGACTTATTCTTCTGTTCTCGAAGATCTGGTTTCTGTGGCAGCCAAGTCTCCGGGAATGCTATCATCGAATACCGTCAGTCGTTTGGCACGTCAGTACTCTAGTGGATCGTCAAAATCTGGGGCTGAGGCCCAGAAGCTCCCTGGCCGTTCCCGTTGCTCACGCTCGCATCACTTGAGGGAAAAGCCTCATATCGCATCGCTGCGATCATCTGATTTGAAAACTACCGCTCCGGAGTACTACCAGCTAGACATTTTGGATGGAAGCTACCACCGCGAACATGCTTCCAGCTCTGTATGGTCCACTGTGTTCCATGACGATGATTCGCTGACCAGTGCTGCGGAAGCGAGTGACTTTGGAGAATAA